Proteins encoded within one genomic window of Flavobacterium oreochromis:
- a CDS encoding DUF1573 domain-containing protein, whose protein sequence is MKKAILTVATIVFLGNLSATAQEKAKKAASKAKMEVTKKVEEAKFEITKVSGPGMYVEKETIDYGTIEQGADGKREFVIVNNGNEPLIISNAQGSCGCTVPSFPKEPIAPGAKAVIGVKYDTNRVGAINKSVTVTTNMKDNPTKVLHITGNVVAKPTPTSPLDAKPTGPTVQ, encoded by the coding sequence ATGAAAAAGGCAATACTAACAGTAGCAACAATAGTATTTTTAGGAAATTTATCTGCTACTGCTCAAGAAAAAGCAAAAAAAGCAGCTTCAAAAGCTAAAATGGAAGTAACTAAAAAAGTTGAAGAAGCAAAGTTTGAGATCACGAAAGTATCAGGTCCTGGTATGTATGTAGAAAAAGAAACGATAGACTACGGTACAATTGAACAAGGTGCTGACGGAAAAAGAGAATTTGTTATTGTAAACAATGGTAACGAACCTTTAATTATTTCAAATGCTCAAGGATCTTGCGGATGTACTGTTCCTTCTTTTCCTAAAGAACCTATTGCTCCTGGAGCAAAAGCTGTAATTGGTGTTAAATATGATACAAACCGAGTAGGAGCTATCAATAAATCAGTAACCGTTACTACTAATATGAAAGACAACCCTACAAAAGTATTACACATAACAGGTAACGTTGTTGCTAAACCTACACCAACGAGCCCTCTAGATGCTAAACCAACAGGCCCAACTGTTCAGTAA
- the fbp gene encoding class 1 fructose-bisphosphatase: MEERNRTLGEFIIEKQNDFQYSSGELSRIINSIRLAAKVVNHKVTQAGLVDIVGAAGETNIQGEDQQKLDVYANEVFIQTLINREIVCGIASEENDDFITISGADNSHNNKYVVLMDPLDGSSNIDVNVSVGTIFSVYRRITPVGTPVQLEDFLQPGINQVAAGYVIYGTSTMLVYTTGNGVNGFTLNPAIGTFYLSHPNMQFSKDGKIYSINEGNYVHFPQGVKDYLKYCQKEEADRPYTSRYIGSLVADFHRNMIKGGIYMYPPSSKAPNGKLRLLYECNPMAFITEQAGGKASDGYRRIMEIAPTELHQRVPFFCGSYNMVDKAEEFMKINQQ, from the coding sequence ATGGAAGAACGCAACAGAACCCTTGGCGAATTTATTATAGAAAAACAAAATGATTTTCAATATTCTTCAGGAGAGCTCTCAAGAATCATCAACTCAATACGTTTAGCTGCTAAAGTAGTCAATCATAAAGTAACACAAGCTGGATTAGTAGACATTGTAGGAGCAGCAGGTGAAACAAATATACAAGGAGAAGACCAACAAAAACTGGATGTATATGCTAATGAAGTATTCATTCAAACACTAATTAATAGAGAAATTGTTTGCGGAATAGCAAGCGAAGAGAACGATGACTTTATTACTATTTCAGGAGCAGATAACAGCCACAATAACAAATATGTTGTCCTTATGGATCCTTTAGACGGATCTTCTAATATAGACGTAAATGTATCTGTTGGAACTATTTTTTCTGTATACAGAAGAATTACACCAGTAGGCACACCCGTTCAACTAGAAGATTTCTTACAACCTGGTATAAATCAAGTTGCTGCTGGATATGTTATTTACGGTACTTCTACGATGCTTGTCTATACAACAGGAAATGGCGTAAACGGTTTTACACTAAATCCTGCAATAGGTACTTTTTATCTTTCACATCCAAATATGCAATTTTCAAAAGATGGAAAGATTTATTCTATTAACGAAGGTAACTACGTTCACTTCCCTCAAGGCGTAAAAGATTATTTAAAATACTGCCAAAAAGAAGAGGCTGATCGCCCTTATACTTCTCGTTACATTGGTAGTTTAGTAGCTGATTTTCACCGAAACATGATTAAAGGAGGTATTTATATGTATCCTCCTAGCTCTAAAGCCCCTAATGGAAAACTAAGACTATTATATGAGTGCAATCCTATGGCATTTATCACAGAGCAAGCAGGCGGAAAAGCATCTGATGGTTATAGAAGAATAATGGAAATTGCCCCTACTGAGTTACACCAAAGAGTCCCTTTCTTTTGCGGAAGTTACAACATGGTTGACAAGGCAGAAGAATTTATGAAAATAAATCAGCAATAA
- the mutS gene encoding DNA mismatch repair protein MutS, translated as MKQYNEIKAKYPDACLLFRVGDFYETFGDDAVRTARILGITLTKRGSGTESETALAGFPHHSLNTYLPKLVKAGLRVAICDQLEDPKMTKTIVKRGVTELVTPGVSMNDEVLVSKSNNFLASIYFGKKQLGVAFLDVSTGEFLTSEGNADYVDKLLQNFNPSEILVPKQNKKEFVEIFGENFHAFYLEDWVYKEDYATESLVNHFQTNSLKGFGIEELEHGIIAFGAILYYLSETQHNKIQHITSIHRIAEDAYVWMDRFTIRNLELYHSYNPNAVTLLDVIDRTLSPMGGRLLKRWLALPLKDINKIRGRHEVVRYFKDNQDILYQVQHQIKQISDLERLISKVAAGRISPRELVYLKESLDAIEPIKAVALKSTQEAVKVIGDSLHACELLREKIANTLNSDAPVAINKGNAIASGVNAELDELRNISNSGKEFLEAIEKRESENTGIPSLKISFNNVFGYYIEVRNTHKDKVPSEWIRKQTLVNAERYITEELKEYESKILGAEEKIHQLEVSLFEQLIVWVSTYIKPVQHNANLIAQLDCLASFAQQAIENNYVCPEIDDTYVLDIKNGRHPVIEKQLPIGVPYIANDVYLDRSVQQIIMITGPNMSGKSAILRQTALIVLLAQMGSFVPAEAVTMGVVDKIFTRVGASDNISMGESTFMVEMNETASILNNISDRSLVLLDEIGRGTSTYDGVSIAWAIAEFLHENPAQPKTLFATHYHELNEMTETLTRIQNYNVSVKELKDTVLFIRKLEKGGSAHSFGIHVAKMAGMPQTVIQKAGKILKKLEKNHSAEVLNGRVPQEGLANQEDEMQLSFFNLDDPLLEEIKEEILNLDINTLTPVEALMKLNEIKRMIAKK; from the coding sequence ATGAAACAATATAATGAGATTAAGGCTAAATATCCAGATGCTTGTTTGTTGTTTAGAGTGGGCGATTTTTATGAAACCTTTGGAGATGATGCTGTTCGTACAGCTCGTATTTTAGGAATCACCTTGACTAAAAGGGGAAGTGGTACAGAGAGTGAAACAGCCTTAGCTGGTTTTCCTCACCACTCATTAAATACTTATTTACCTAAATTAGTAAAAGCAGGTCTTCGTGTTGCTATTTGTGATCAGTTAGAAGATCCTAAAATGACTAAAACTATTGTTAAGCGTGGGGTTACAGAATTAGTAACTCCTGGAGTTTCTATGAATGATGAAGTGTTAGTTTCTAAATCTAATAACTTCTTAGCTTCTATTTATTTCGGTAAAAAACAATTAGGAGTAGCCTTTTTAGATGTTTCAACGGGTGAATTTTTAACTTCGGAAGGGAATGCTGATTATGTAGATAAATTATTGCAAAATTTTAATCCAAGTGAAATTTTAGTTCCCAAACAAAATAAAAAAGAGTTTGTTGAAATTTTTGGTGAAAACTTTCATGCTTTTTACCTTGAAGATTGGGTGTATAAAGAAGATTATGCAACGGAAAGTCTCGTTAATCATTTTCAAACAAACTCCTTGAAAGGTTTTGGAATAGAAGAGTTAGAACATGGTATTATTGCTTTCGGAGCTATTTTGTATTATTTGTCTGAAACACAACATAATAAAATTCAACATATAACCTCTATTCATCGTATTGCTGAAGATGCTTATGTTTGGATGGATCGTTTTACAATTCGTAATTTAGAATTATATCATAGTTATAATCCTAATGCGGTAACTTTATTAGATGTAATTGATCGTACACTTTCTCCTATGGGAGGGCGTTTGTTAAAACGATGGTTGGCGCTTCCTTTAAAAGATATTAATAAGATTAGAGGGCGTCATGAAGTAGTACGTTATTTTAAAGATAATCAGGATATTTTATATCAAGTACAACACCAGATTAAGCAGATATCGGATTTAGAGCGATTGATTTCAAAAGTAGCAGCTGGAAGAATTTCGCCAAGAGAATTGGTTTATTTAAAAGAATCGTTAGATGCTATTGAGCCTATAAAAGCAGTAGCGTTAAAAAGTACTCAGGAAGCGGTGAAAGTAATAGGAGACAGTCTTCATGCTTGTGAGTTGTTAAGAGAAAAAATAGCCAATACACTTAATTCAGATGCACCTGTAGCAATTAATAAAGGGAATGCCATTGCGTCAGGAGTAAATGCAGAATTAGATGAATTGCGCAATATTTCTAATTCAGGCAAAGAGTTTTTAGAAGCAATTGAAAAAAGAGAGTCTGAAAATACAGGTATTCCTTCCTTGAAAATTTCTTTTAATAATGTTTTTGGATATTATATAGAGGTTCGTAATACTCATAAAGATAAAGTGCCTTCTGAATGGATTCGAAAGCAAACATTGGTAAACGCAGAACGATACATAACAGAAGAGTTAAAAGAATACGAGTCAAAAATATTAGGTGCTGAAGAGAAAATTCATCAATTAGAGGTTTCTTTATTTGAACAATTAATTGTTTGGGTTTCAACTTATATCAAGCCTGTTCAACATAATGCTAATCTAATTGCACAATTAGATTGTCTAGCTTCTTTTGCGCAGCAAGCTATCGAAAATAATTATGTATGCCCAGAAATAGATGATACTTATGTGTTAGATATAAAAAATGGACGTCATCCTGTTATTGAAAAACAACTGCCTATAGGGGTTCCGTATATAGCAAATGATGTGTATTTAGATCGAAGTGTGCAGCAGATTATTATGATTACTGGACCTAATATGTCAGGTAAGTCGGCTATATTAAGGCAAACGGCTCTTATTGTTTTATTAGCACAAATGGGAAGTTTTGTGCCTGCTGAAGCGGTTACCATGGGAGTAGTAGATAAAATTTTTACACGGGTAGGAGCGAGTGATAATATATCAATGGGAGAGTCTACATTTATGGTTGAAATGAATGAAACAGCGTCTATATTAAATAATATATCAGATAGAAGTTTAGTTTTGTTAGATGAAATAGGGCGTGGAACCAGTACGTATGATGGTGTGTCTATTGCGTGGGCTATTGCAGAGTTTTTACATGAAAACCCAGCGCAACCTAAAACGCTTTTTGCTACTCATTATCATGAATTAAATGAGATGACTGAAACATTAACTCGAATTCAAAATTATAATGTATCAGTAAAAGAATTAAAAGATACTGTTTTGTTTATACGTAAACTAGAAAAAGGAGGAAGCGCGCATAGTTTTGGTATTCACGTAGCCAAGATGGCTGGTATGCCACAAACTGTAATACAAAAAGCTGGTAAAATTTTAAAAAAATTAGAAAAGAATCATTCCGCTGAGGTTTTAAATGGTAGAGTTCCACAAGAAGGATTAGCAAATCAAGAAGACGAAATGCAATTAAGTTTCTTTAATTTAGATGATCCTTTGTTAGAAGAAATAAAAGAAGAGATCTTAAATTTAGATATCAATACCCTGACACCAGTAGAAGCTTTAATGAAGTTAAATGAAATCAAACGGATGATAGCTAAAAAATAG
- a CDS encoding M48 family metalloprotease — protein MKKIQLAVGLLALMPFTMSAQINLGEKALGALQKGVAGFTFSDADAAQLSKASVDKMDKENPIAGPKDPYTLRLNKLFGKHKTESGLTLNFKVYKVKEVNAFACADGSVRVFQGLLDAMDDNEVLAVIGHEIGHVVNHDTRDAIRAAYQKEALVDAVGSQVKEVAAVSESTLGKIGSAMVDSRHSQKQESEADMFSYEFMKKHGYNVNAVESAFTVLAGLSQGADSNFMSRILSSHPDPKDRAEKAKQRAESEGLYKPYVRQLKKSSAPAKKKK, from the coding sequence ATGAAAAAAATACAATTGGCAGTAGGTTTATTGGCTTTAATGCCTTTCACAATGAGTGCTCAAATTAATTTAGGAGAAAAAGCTTTGGGTGCTTTGCAAAAAGGAGTAGCAGGTTTTACATTTTCTGATGCAGATGCGGCTCAATTATCTAAAGCATCTGTTGACAAGATGGATAAAGAAAATCCTATTGCTGGTCCTAAAGATCCTTATACATTACGATTAAATAAGTTGTTTGGTAAGCATAAAACAGAAAGCGGATTAACCCTTAATTTTAAAGTGTATAAAGTAAAAGAGGTAAATGCTTTTGCTTGTGCTGATGGTAGTGTTCGTGTTTTTCAAGGTTTGTTAGATGCTATGGATGATAATGAAGTATTGGCCGTAATAGGACATGAAATAGGACATGTTGTAAATCATGATACAAGAGATGCTATTCGTGCGGCTTATCAAAAAGAAGCTTTAGTAGATGCAGTAGGTTCGCAAGTAAAAGAAGTGGCTGCGGTAAGTGAAAGTACTTTGGGGAAAATAGGGAGTGCAATGGTAGATAGTCGTCATAGTCAAAAACAAGAATCAGAAGCAGATATGTTTTCATATGAATTTATGAAAAAGCATGGATATAATGTAAATGCTGTTGAATCAGCTTTTACGGTATTAGCTGGTTTAAGTCAGGGAGCTGATTCTAATTTTATGTCAAGAATCTTAAGTTCGCATCCTGATCCAAAAGATCGTGCAGAAAAAGCTAAGCAAAGAGCGGAATCAGAAGGTCTTTACAAACCATATGTTCGTCAGTTAAAAAAATCATCTGCACCTGCTAAAAAGAAAAAATAA
- a CDS encoding aspartate kinase translates to MKIFKFGGASVKDAAGVKNVFDVLQKVGYEEVLLVVSAMGKTTNALEEVIKNYFEKSPQLNPSIQEVKKYHHQILFDLFDDENHDVFYDVNEHFADFEYFIRSNKSPNYSYVYDQIVSFGEILSTTIVSHYMNFKGIQSQWIDVRNYIKTDANYRDANVDWEKTQKAISKIAKKKQLFVTQGFLGSDENGFTTTLGREGSDYTAAIFAYCLNAESVTIWKDVPGVMNADPRYFENTNLLNQISYREAIELAFYGASVIHPKTLQPLQRKEIPLYVKSFVNPLLAGTSVSKGQDLEPKMPCFIVKKDQILLSLSSIDFSFIMEENISEIFALLHKYKLKVSLIQNSAISFSVCVEDKYNHFQEIVKVLSKKFKVTYNERVSLYTVRHFDQNAVNTVENNKTVLVRQMSRETLQVVTKE, encoded by the coding sequence ATGAAAATATTCAAATTTGGTGGTGCATCAGTTAAAGATGCAGCGGGCGTAAAAAATGTTTTTGATGTACTTCAAAAAGTGGGGTACGAAGAGGTGTTGCTGGTGGTGTCTGCTATGGGTAAGACAACGAATGCCTTAGAAGAAGTGATAAAAAATTACTTTGAAAAATCACCTCAATTAAATCCTTCTATTCAAGAAGTTAAAAAATATCATCATCAAATACTATTCGATTTATTTGATGATGAAAATCATGACGTTTTTTACGATGTAAATGAGCACTTTGCTGATTTTGAATATTTTATAAGAAGTAATAAATCACCTAATTACAGTTATGTTTATGATCAAATTGTAAGTTTTGGAGAAATTCTATCTACTACCATTGTATCGCATTATATGAATTTTAAAGGAATCCAGTCACAGTGGATTGATGTACGTAATTATATCAAAACAGATGCAAATTATCGTGATGCAAATGTAGATTGGGAAAAAACACAAAAAGCAATTTCTAAAATAGCTAAAAAGAAACAATTATTTGTTACACAAGGGTTTTTAGGTTCTGACGAAAATGGTTTTACAACTACTTTAGGACGCGAAGGATCTGATTATACAGCTGCAATTTTTGCTTATTGTTTAAATGCAGAAAGCGTTACTATCTGGAAAGATGTTCCTGGTGTTATGAATGCTGACCCTCGTTATTTTGAAAATACAAATTTACTAAATCAAATTTCGTATAGAGAAGCTATTGAATTAGCATTTTATGGCGCTAGTGTCATTCATCCTAAAACATTACAACCATTACAGCGAAAAGAAATTCCTTTGTATGTAAAATCTTTTGTAAATCCATTATTGGCAGGAACCAGTGTGTCAAAAGGACAAGATCTTGAGCCCAAGATGCCTTGTTTTATAGTAAAAAAAGATCAAATATTACTTTCGTTATCTTCAATAGATTTTTCTTTTATTATGGAAGAAAATATCAGTGAAATCTTTGCTTTGCTTCATAAGTACAAACTTAAAGTAAGTCTTATTCAAAATTCTGCTATTAGTTTCTCGGTTTGCGTAGAAGATAAATACAACCATTTTCAGGAAATAGTAAAAGTACTTTCAAAGAAATTTAAAGTTACATATAACGAAAGAGTATCATTGTACACCGTTCGACATTTTGATCAAAACGCGGTAAACACAGTTGAAAATAATAAAACAGTGTTAGTTAGACAAATGAGTCGCGAAACATTGCAGGTAGTTACTAAAGAATAA
- a CDS encoding helix-turn-helix domain-containing protein, with product MKARKYAREYLGVTQEQIAKFLNISVSLYSMYEGGKRELPTAALIQLSSLIHFVKTAQERTNEKTIEQEMVPSECLTWLQTTIEKQQLQLLQAKRTLKKIKKNYQKALALQTVADFTTQIESNKDFGSILQLKAEKKLEKNNVIKQFQLETEILLLKQSLRYLKKGKSKNKQ from the coding sequence ATGAAGGCTAGAAAATATGCAAGAGAATACCTAGGTGTTACACAAGAACAAATTGCAAAATTTTTAAACATTTCTGTTTCTTTGTATTCTATGTACGAGGGTGGAAAAAGAGAGCTTCCTACCGCTGCTCTGATACAACTAAGTTCATTAATTCATTTTGTAAAAACAGCACAAGAACGAACGAACGAAAAGACGATAGAGCAAGAAATGGTTCCTTCTGAATGCTTAACATGGTTACAAACAACAATTGAAAAACAACAATTGCAACTACTACAAGCTAAACGTACTTTAAAAAAGATTAAAAAAAATTACCAAAAAGCCTTAGCACTACAAACAGTAGCTGATTTTACAACCCAAATAGAATCAAACAAAGACTTTGGATCAATTCTACAATTAAAAGCTGAAAAGAAATTAGAAAAAAACAACGTAATAAAACAGTTTCAACTAGAAACAGAAATTTTACTACTAAAACAAAGTTTAAGGTATCTTAAAAAAGGGAAGTCAAAAAATAAACAGTAA
- a CDS encoding GNAT family N-acetyltransferase, which produces MKDFIIRRGTADDMGQVLLLIKELALFEKEPEAVVVTEADLIRDGFGPNPLFHTFLAELDGVIVGVALYYYRYSTWKGKTIHLEDLIVTQNMRGTGIGIALYKEIMKQGDLDGVRRIEWNVLDWNTNAIDFYEKSGARVLNDWRVVQMDESGLDNFLNNK; this is translated from the coding sequence ATGAAAGATTTTATTATTCGTAGAGGTACAGCTGATGATATGGGACAAGTTTTGCTCCTTATTAAAGAATTAGCATTATTTGAAAAAGAACCTGAAGCTGTAGTAGTAACAGAAGCAGATTTGATTCGTGATGGTTTTGGACCCAATCCTTTGTTTCATACTTTTTTAGCTGAATTAGATGGGGTAATAGTAGGGGTGGCTCTTTATTACTATCGTTATTCTACTTGGAAAGGAAAAACAATTCATCTAGAAGACTTAATCGTTACTCAAAACATGAGAGGAACAGGTATTGGAATAGCCTTGTATAAAGAAATAATGAAGCAAGGAGATTTAGATGGTGTTAGACGTATTGAGTGGAATGTTTTAGATTGGAATACAAATGCGATTGATTTTTATGAAAAATCAGGCGCAAGAGTACTCAATGATTGGCGCGTTGTACAAATGGATGAAAGTGGATTAGATAATTTTTTAAATAATAAATAA
- a CDS encoding DUF4280 domain-containing protein — translation MALKEMIVQGAVCKCNFGTTPDKLKVLTQSKHYLNDHQGASKLAATDQDKGTTFEKNTFGSCKKQNNNPCSAVVTEWSGYYKKIALSPLGGHPLLEDSKATCPIGGKDCITILKSGQVAEPSKQNFKNADPELLSHILPLINMKKFEQKQPYSHMKTV, via the coding sequence ATGGCATTAAAAGAAATGATTGTTCAAGGAGCGGTATGTAAATGCAACTTTGGGACCACTCCAGACAAATTAAAAGTTCTTACTCAGAGTAAGCATTATCTAAATGATCATCAAGGAGCTAGTAAATTAGCGGCTACTGATCAAGACAAAGGAACTACGTTTGAGAAAAACACCTTTGGTTCGTGCAAGAAGCAAAATAACAATCCTTGTAGCGCTGTTGTAACAGAGTGGAGCGGATATTATAAAAAAATAGCGCTGAGCCCTTTAGGAGGCCATCCGCTTTTAGAAGACAGTAAGGCTACCTGTCCTATAGGAGGAAAAGATTGTATAACAATTTTAAAAAGCGGACAGGTGGCAGAACCCTCAAAACAAAATTTTAAAAATGCAGATCCAGAATTACTCTCTCATATACTCCCCTTGATAAATATGAAGAAATTTGAGCAAAAACAGCCCTATAGTCATATGAAAACAGTATAA
- the folK gene encoding 2-amino-4-hydroxy-6-hydroxymethyldihydropteridine diphosphokinase — protein MGVQKKVILSLGSNQGDKLAHITACIQLIHNKIGLVLQVSKLYETPAWGFESDPFYNCAVLIHTSFTPEQVLRKIAGIEKEIGRQKKKEVGYEARIIDIDIIAFDDQILNTENLIIPHPHMQNRRFVLYPMNDLGVEWVHPVLYKDVDRLLLDCPDTSSCQVVEELTAPIKQFDVDKLNYIAIEGNIGAGKTTLASKIAADFNAKLVLERFADNPFLPKFYRDQGRYAFPLEMSFLADRYQQLADDLSQFDLFADFVVADYHIFKSLIFAKVTLQGDEFRLYKTLFDIIYKEMPKPDLYVYLYQNTERLLKNIKKRGRSYEQEIPAEYLDKINKGYLDYIKTQLGLNVLVIDVSDLDFVKRQEDYVTILQKIQEKLNC, from the coding sequence ATGGGAGTACAAAAAAAAGTCATATTATCTTTAGGAAGTAATCAAGGGGATAAACTTGCTCATATAACGGCTTGTATACAGTTGATTCATAATAAGATTGGATTGGTTTTACAGGTTTCAAAGTTATATGAAACGCCTGCTTGGGGGTTTGAAAGTGATCCTTTTTATAATTGTGCAGTTCTTATTCATACCTCTTTTACGCCAGAACAAGTCTTAAGGAAAATTGCAGGTATAGAAAAAGAGATAGGGCGTCAAAAGAAAAAAGAAGTAGGATATGAAGCCCGTATAATTGATATTGATATCATAGCTTTTGACGATCAGATTTTAAACACTGAAAACTTAATTATTCCACATCCACATATGCAGAACAGACGTTTTGTTCTGTATCCTATGAATGATCTTGGGGTAGAATGGGTACATCCTGTTTTATATAAAGATGTAGATCGTTTATTATTAGATTGTCCTGATACAAGTTCCTGTCAAGTAGTCGAAGAATTAACAGCACCTATTAAGCAATTTGATGTAGATAAGTTAAACTATATTGCTATAGAAGGAAATATTGGAGCAGGTAAAACTACTTTAGCTTCTAAAATAGCAGCTGATTTTAATGCTAAGCTAGTTTTAGAACGGTTTGCTGATAACCCCTTTTTACCAAAATTTTATAGAGATCAAGGACGTTATGCTTTTCCATTAGAAATGTCTTTTTTAGCAGATCGTTATCAGCAGTTAGCAGATGATTTGTCTCAATTTGATCTTTTCGCAGATTTTGTAGTAGCGGATTATCATATCTTTAAATCCTTAATTTTTGCAAAGGTAACTTTGCAAGGAGATGAGTTTCGCTTATATAAAACCTTGTTTGATATTATTTACAAAGAAATGCCCAAACCAGATCTATACGTATATTTATATCAAAATACAGAAAGATTACTAAAAAATATTAAAAAAAGAGGTCGTAGTTACGAACAAGAAATACCCGCTGAATATTTAGACAAGATTAATAAAGGATATTTAGACTATATAAAAACTCAATTAGGATTGAATGTTTTAGTAATTGATGTCTCTGATCTTGATTTCGTAAAACGACAGGAAGATTATGTAACCATACTGCAAAAAATACAAGAAAAGCTAAATTGTTAG
- a CDS encoding RNA methyltransferase, translated as MRKIENSELERKTIQEFKEAKKTPLIIILDDIRSLHNIGSVFRTSDAFLIEKIYLCGITATPPNKEIHKTALGATDTVSWEYQKDVLEVIQNLKNEEVEVYAIEQVEKAIFLDQFKPNENKKYALVFGNEVFGVNQEAVKLCHGAIEIPQLGTKHSLNISVSTGIVIWDLFCKLNQK; from the coding sequence ATGAGAAAAATTGAGAATAGCGAATTAGAACGCAAAACAATACAAGAGTTTAAAGAAGCAAAAAAAACACCTCTAATTATTATATTAGATGACATACGAAGCTTACACAATATAGGATCTGTATTCAGAACAAGCGATGCTTTTTTGATTGAAAAAATTTACTTATGCGGAATTACAGCTACACCACCTAATAAAGAAATTCATAAAACAGCATTAGGCGCAACTGACACTGTTTCTTGGGAATATCAAAAAGACGTATTAGAGGTAATTCAAAATCTTAAAAATGAAGAGGTAGAGGTCTATGCAATTGAGCAAGTTGAAAAGGCAATATTCCTAGACCAGTTTAAACCAAATGAAAATAAAAAATATGCTTTGGTTTTTGGAAATGAAGTTTTTGGTGTAAATCAAGAAGCAGTAAAACTTTGCCATGGCGCAATTGAAATTCCTCAATTGGGAACAAAACACTCTTTAAATATTTCAGTGAGCACTGGTATCGTAATTTGGGATTTATTCTGCAAACTGAATCAAAAATAA